The following coding sequences lie in one Zingiber officinale cultivar Zhangliang chromosome 2B, Zo_v1.1, whole genome shotgun sequence genomic window:
- the LOC122047772 gene encoding DNA (cytosine-5)-methyltransferase CMT3-like isoform X2: MRRPTQTGHGRIPKFISKFKQLPGFRLPLFCHLKISPRTRAHSRHPVPASHGRALQNPRQLPSSPILLRSPAQFSTSQLSDMTTASAEKRTRRMQRAAEVDGGSATPPTTIRGKKRATDTDSGWATGLEVSKKSAAEASAVGVVNGISPAPPNTRGKKRATETASAVGVVNGVSPAPPNTRGKNRATETASAVAVVNGVSPASPNTRGKNRATETASAVGVVNGVSPAPPNTRGKNRATETASAVGVVNGVSPAPPNTGGKNRATETASAVGVVNGVSPAPPNTRGKNRATETASAVGVVNGVSPAPPNTRGKKRATETDSGRATGLGVSKKSAAEASAVGVVNGVSPAPPNTRGKKRATEAASAVGVVNGVSPAPPNTRGKKRATETDSGRAMGLEVSKKSATEASAAGGVNGVSPASPNTRGKKRATNTNGPAKDAAGVKKRTKETSLVVEGSNGVALAALVPDQSVKDEDLDNDGYYVGSDLGSQQSGKHEMEEKGQNEVMSIKISPKKKVGHSKKSKEGAVLGCHFVGDPIPEAEAKKRWPERYQRKIYASGSAKRVDGESVLLARQHYSQAIVDGVNYNLYDDAYVEAGEGEADYIGRIVEFFEAIDKQQYFTAQWFFRAEDTVIKEHAHSHGSKVMHDSRRVFLSEEKNDNVLECIVSKLQIQRVTPNIDLQAKVKSIPPCDLYYDMSYSLAYSTFTNLPESIRIDNDSSSTISSEDAPNSSNKKALSDSEATSSDQKNVITLLDLYSGCGAMSTGLCLGANLSGINLQTCWAVDLNEYACQSLKLNHPETEVRNEKADDFLALLIEWEKLCTNYCVLRNQSLNEEESDSNDSDDEFEDSNPPNGEEFEVEKLVGICYGDPNNIGKVGIKFKVRWKGYNSSHDTWEPIDGLSNCQERIMEFVKKGYKKNILPLPGQVDVICGGPPCQGISGFNRFRNKNAPLDDPKNQQMLVFMDIVEFLKPKYVLMENVVDILKFANGFLGRYALSRLVAMNYQARLGMMVAGCYGLPQFRMRAFLWGARPTEILPQYPLPTHDVVDRGGAPNEFEQNIVAYDEDQHPQLEKKLLLEDAISDLPEIGNYEDRDEMPNDRPPITEFQKFIRLPKIGSFFFPFKKNTKF, encoded by the exons ATGCGCCGCCCAACCCAAACTGGTCATGGACGGAtcccaaaattcatttcaaaattcaaaCAGCTTCCAGGATTCCGTTTGCCGCTCTTTTGTCACCTCAAAATTTCACCTCGGACTCGGGCACATTCTAGGCATCCCGTCCCCGCGTCGCACGGTCGCGCCCTGCAAAACCCTAGACAGCTCCCCTCTTCTCCGATCCTTCTGCGCTCGCCCGCGCAGTTCTCCACCTCTCAACTTTCCGATATGACCACGGCGTCGGCGGAGAAGCGCACGCGGCGGATGCAGCGGGCCGCCGAGGTCGACGGCGGCAGCGCGACGCCTCCCACCACCATCAGAGGAAAGAAGCGGGCGACTGATACTGACAGTGGTTGGGCGACGGGTTTAGAAGTAAGTAAGAAGAGCGCGGCAGAGGCATCGGCAGTCGGAGTGGTGAATGGGATATCTCCCGCGCCTCCCAACACCAGAGGAAAGAAGCGCGCGACTGAGACTGCTTCGGCGGTCGGAGTGGTGAATGGGGTATCTCCGGCGCCTCCCAACACCAGAGGAAAGAATCGCGCGACTGAGACTGCATCGGCGGTCGCAGTGGTGAATGGGGTATCCCCGGCGTCTCCCAACACCAGAGGAAAGAATCGCGCGACTGAGACTGCATCGGCGGTCGGAGTGGTGAATGGGGTATCTCCGGCGCCTCCCAACACCAGAGGAAAGAATCGCGCGACTGAGACTGCATCGGCGGTCGGAGTGGTGAATGGGGTATCCCCAGCGCCTCCCAACACCGGAGGAAAGAATCGCGCGACTGAGACTGCATCGGCGGTCGGAGTGGTGAATGGGGTATCCCCAGCGCCTCCCAACACCAGAGGAAAGAATCGAGCAACTGAGACTGCATCGGCTGTCGGAGTGGTGAATGGCGTATCCCCGGCGCCTCCCAACACCAGAGGAAAGAAGCGCGCGACTGAGACTGACAGTGGTAGGGCGACGGGTTTAGGAGTAAGTAAGAAGAGCGCGGCAGAGGCATCGGCGGTCGGAGTGGTGAATGGGGTATCCCCAGCGCCTCCCAACACCAGAGGAAAGAAGCGTGCGACTGAGGCTGCATCGGCGGTCGGAGTGGTGAATGGCGTATCCCCGGCGCCTCCCAACACCAGAGGAAAGAAGCGCGCGACTGAGACTGACAGTGGTAGGGCGATGGGTTTGGAAGTAAGCAAGAAGAGCGCGACAGAGGCATCGGCGGCCGGAGGGGTGAATGGGGTATCCCCGGCGTCTCCCAATACCAGAGGAAAGAAGCGCGCGACGAATACGAACGGCCCTGCCAAGGATGCAGCTGGAGTTAAGAAACGAACGAAGGAGACATCTTTGGTGGTCGAAGGGTCAAATGGCGTAGCGCTGGCGGCTCTGGTACCTGATCAATCAGTCAAGGACGAGGATCTTGACAATGATGGATATTATGTCGGTAGCGATCTAGGATCTCAGCAATCTGGAAAACACgaaatggaagaaaaaggacaaaATGAAGTGATGAGCATCAAGATATCGCCAAAGAAGAAGGTGGGACATAGCAAAAAGTCCAAGGAAGGTGCAGTTCTTGGTTGTCACTTTGTTGGTGATCCTATTCCAGAGGCCGAAGCTAAAAAACGTTGGCCAGAAAGATACCAGAGGAAA ATTTATGCTTCTGGAAGtgctaaaag GGTGGATGGTGAATCAGTATTGCTAGCGAGGCAGCATTATTCACAGGCCATAGTGGATGGAGTTAATTACAATCTTTATGACGATGCCTACGTTGAA GCAGGTGAAGGAGAGGCTGATTATATTGGGCGTATAGTTGAGTTTTTTGAAGCGATTGATAAGCAACAATATTTCACAGCTCAGTGGTTCTTTAGAGCAGAAGACACT GTTATAAAAGAGCATGCTCATTCCCATGGTTCAAAAGTGATGCATGATTCAAGGAGAGTTTTCTTGTCTGAAGAGAAAAATGACAATGTCTTGGAGTGCATTGTCTCCAAACTACAAATTCAACGAGTGACTCCAAAT ATTGATTTGCAAGCCAAGGTGAAAAGCATCCCTCCTTGTGATCTTTATTATGACATGTCATATTCTTTGGCATATTCTACATTTACTAATTTGCCTG AAAGTATAAGGATTGACAATGATTCTTCATCCACTATTTCTTCAGAAGATGCTCCTAATTCTTCAAATAAAAAAGCATTATCAGATTCTGAAGCTACATCTTCTGATCAAAAGAATGTGATCACTTTGCTTGATCTCTATTCAGGTTGTGGAGCTATGTCCACTGGTTTATGCTTGGGTGCCAATTTGTCTGGCATAAATCTCCAAACA TGTTGGGCAGTTGATTTAAATGAATATGCATGTCAGAGTTTAAAGTTGAATCACCCAGAGACTGAG GTGAGAAATGAAAAGGCTGATGATTTTCTAGCTCTTTTGATTGAATGGGAGAAACTATGTACAAATTATTGTGTACTCAGAAATCAAAGTTTGAATGAAGAAGAAAGTGATTCAAATGATTCGGATGATGAGTTTGAAGATTCTAATCCTCCAAATGGTGAAGAATTTGAGGTTGAAAAATTAGTTGGTATTTGCTATGGTGATCCGAATAACATTGGAAAAGTTGGAATAAAGTTTAAG GTTCGTTGGAAAGGATATAATAGTAGCCATGATACATGGGAGCCAATTGACGGCCTAAG CAATTGCCAAGAGAGAATTATGGAGTTTGTGAAGAAGGgatacaaaaaaaatattttaccatTACCT GGCCAAGTGGATGTGATTTGTGGCGGTCCTCCTTGTCAAGGAATAAGTGGATTTAATCGTTTTAGAAATAAGAATGCTCCATTGGATGATCCAAAGAATCAACAAATGCTTGTTTTTATGGATATCGTAGAGTTCTTGAAGCCAAAATATGTCCTTATGGAGAATGTTGTTGACATACTCAAATTTGCCAATGGCTTTTTGGGAAGATATGCATTGAGTAGGTTGGTTGCTATGAACTATCAGGCAAGGCTTGGGATGATGGTTGCTGGATGTTATGGACTGCCTCAATTTCGAATGCGTGCGTTCCTTTGGGGTGCTCGCCCAACtgag ATTTTGCCTCAGTATCCATTACCGACTCATGATGTGGTGGATCGTGGGGGTGCACCTAATGAGTTTGAG CAAAACATTGTTGCATATGATGAAGACCAACATCCACAACTTGAGAAGAAACTACTCTTAGAGGATGCTATATCTGATCTCCCGGAG ATTGGTAATTACGAAGACAGGGATGAAATGCCTAACGACAGGCCTCCAATAACAGAGTTTCAGAAGTTTATTCGCCTTCCAAAGATTGGTAGCTTTTTTTTCCCCTTCAAAAAAAACACGAAATTTTGA
- the LOC122049659 gene encoding zinc finger protein 8-like, translated as MSEKEERDLMTVDSFSQLPFIGGRLPAASKLSSSSSGIRLFGIEVARQPSFDGDVADERAGAKGGGGPDGGADAGESSRTATAAAFRKFECHYCGRQFPTSQALGGHQNAHKRERQHAKRAQLNQYSAAFYGFGHGHRQLYGVMNSYNHQYSAIPSRVSEASFSGSWRLAAPVAQPINGSPLPGRGGVSPAMPLQPLRAEGAVAAGGTNISTAIISSSSSSHQFMIRNLKEKVSLDLHL; from the coding sequence ATGAGTGAGAAGGAGGAGCGCGATTTGATGACCGTCGATTCCTTCTCACAGCTGCCCTTCATCGGCGGCCGACTGCCGGCGGCCTCCaagctctcctcttcctcctccggcATCCGCCTCTTCGGCATCGAAGTCGCGCGGCAGCCCTCATTCGACGGCGACGTAGCTGATGAACGCGCCGGTGCTAAAGGCGGGGGCGGTCCTGATGGAGGAGCAGACGCCGGCGAGAGTAGTCGTACTGCTACCGCCGCCGCCTTCAGGAAGTTCGAGTGCCACTACTGCGGCCGGCAATTCCCAACGTCGCAGGCGCTCGGCGGTCACCAGAACGCGCACAAGCGGGAGCGCCAGCACGCAAAGCGCGCACAACTCAACCAGTACTCCGCCGCCTTCTACGGCTTCGGCCACGGCCACCGCCAACTCTACGGCGTCATGAATAGCTATAACCACCAGTACTCTGCGATCCCGTCGCGCGTGTCCGAGGCTAGCTTCTCCGGCAGCTGGCGGCTGGCGGCGCCAGTGGCTCAGCCCATCAACGGCAGCCCGTTGCCTGGTCGAGGAGGAGTCTCCCCGGCGATGCCTTTACAGCCTTTAAGAGCAGAAGGAGCAGTAGCAGCAGGTGGAACTAATATTTCGACTGctattatttcttcttcttcttcatcacaCCAATTTATGATCCGGAATTTGAAAGAGAAGGTGAGTCTGGATTTGCACCTCTGA
- the LOC122047772 gene encoding DNA (cytosine-5)-methyltransferase CMT3-like isoform X1 codes for MRRPTQTGHGRIPKFISKFKQLPGFRLPLFCHLKISPRTRAHSRHPVPASHGRALQNPRQLPSSPILLRSPAQFSTSQLSDMTTASAEKRTRRMQRAAEVDGGSATPPTTIRGKKRATDTDSGWATGLEVSKKSAAEASAVGVVNGISPAPPNTRGKKRATETASAVGVVNGVSPAPPNTRGKNRATETASAVAVVNGVSPASPNTRGKNRATETASAVGVVNGVSPAPPNTRGKNRATETASAVGVVNGVSPAPPNTGGKNRATETASAVGVVNGVSPAPPNTRGKNRATETASAVGVVNGVSPAPPNTRGKKRATETDSGRATGLGVSKKSAAEASAVGVVNGVSPAPPNTRGKKRATEAASAVGVVNGVSPAPPNTRGKKRATETDSGRAMGLEVSKKSATEASAAGGVNGVSPASPNTRGKKRATNTNGPAKDAAGVKKRTKETSLVVEGSNGVALAALVPDQSVKDEDLDNDGYYVGSDLGSQQSGKHEMEEKGQNEVMSIKISPKKKVGHSKKSKEGAVLGCHFVGDPIPEAEAKKRWPERYQRKIYASGSAKRVDGESVLLARQHYSQAIVDGVNYNLYDDAYVEAGEGEADYIGRIVEFFEAIDKQQYFTAQWFFRAEDTVIKEHAHSHGSKVMHDSRRVFLSEEKNDNVLECIVSKLQIQRVTPNIDLQAKVKSIPPCDLYYDMSYSLAYSTFTNLPESIRIDNDSSSTISSEDAPNSSNKKALSDSEATSSDQKNVITLLDLYSGCGAMSTGLCLGANLSGINLQTCWAVDLNEYACQSLKLNHPETEVRNEKADDFLALLIEWEKLCTNYCVLRNQSLNEEESDSNDSDDEFEDSNPPNGEEFEVEKLVGICYGDPNNIGKVGIKFKVRWKGYNSSHDTWEPIDGLSNCQERIMEFVKKGYKKNILPLPGQVDVICGGPPCQGISGFNRFRNKNAPLDDPKNQQMLVFMDIVEFLKPKYVLMENVVDILKFANGFLGRYALSRLVAMNYQARLGMMVAGCYGLPQFRMRAFLWGARPTEILPQYPLPTHDVVDRGGAPNEFEQNIVAYDEDQHPQLEKKLLLEDAISDLPEIGNYEDRDEMPNDRPPITEFQKFIRLPKIDLCGCAQALASGSIVDRPIAKHQFFDHRPLQLNDDDYQRVCAIPKKKGANFRDLPGVKVGKDNTVEWDPDVERVFLPSGKPLVPDYAMTFVRGKSSKPFGRLWWDETVPTVVTRAEPHNQVILHPEQDRVLSIRENARLQGFPDYYQLRGTVKERYTQVGNAVAVPVARALGYALGQAYQGHSNGVPLLTLPRHFLLQ; via the exons ATGCGCCGCCCAACCCAAACTGGTCATGGACGGAtcccaaaattcatttcaaaattcaaaCAGCTTCCAGGATTCCGTTTGCCGCTCTTTTGTCACCTCAAAATTTCACCTCGGACTCGGGCACATTCTAGGCATCCCGTCCCCGCGTCGCACGGTCGCGCCCTGCAAAACCCTAGACAGCTCCCCTCTTCTCCGATCCTTCTGCGCTCGCCCGCGCAGTTCTCCACCTCTCAACTTTCCGATATGACCACGGCGTCGGCGGAGAAGCGCACGCGGCGGATGCAGCGGGCCGCCGAGGTCGACGGCGGCAGCGCGACGCCTCCCACCACCATCAGAGGAAAGAAGCGGGCGACTGATACTGACAGTGGTTGGGCGACGGGTTTAGAAGTAAGTAAGAAGAGCGCGGCAGAGGCATCGGCAGTCGGAGTGGTGAATGGGATATCTCCCGCGCCTCCCAACACCAGAGGAAAGAAGCGCGCGACTGAGACTGCTTCGGCGGTCGGAGTGGTGAATGGGGTATCTCCGGCGCCTCCCAACACCAGAGGAAAGAATCGCGCGACTGAGACTGCATCGGCGGTCGCAGTGGTGAATGGGGTATCCCCGGCGTCTCCCAACACCAGAGGAAAGAATCGCGCGACTGAGACTGCATCGGCGGTCGGAGTGGTGAATGGGGTATCTCCGGCGCCTCCCAACACCAGAGGAAAGAATCGCGCGACTGAGACTGCATCGGCGGTCGGAGTGGTGAATGGGGTATCCCCAGCGCCTCCCAACACCGGAGGAAAGAATCGCGCGACTGAGACTGCATCGGCGGTCGGAGTGGTGAATGGGGTATCCCCAGCGCCTCCCAACACCAGAGGAAAGAATCGAGCAACTGAGACTGCATCGGCTGTCGGAGTGGTGAATGGCGTATCCCCGGCGCCTCCCAACACCAGAGGAAAGAAGCGCGCGACTGAGACTGACAGTGGTAGGGCGACGGGTTTAGGAGTAAGTAAGAAGAGCGCGGCAGAGGCATCGGCGGTCGGAGTGGTGAATGGGGTATCCCCAGCGCCTCCCAACACCAGAGGAAAGAAGCGTGCGACTGAGGCTGCATCGGCGGTCGGAGTGGTGAATGGCGTATCCCCGGCGCCTCCCAACACCAGAGGAAAGAAGCGCGCGACTGAGACTGACAGTGGTAGGGCGATGGGTTTGGAAGTAAGCAAGAAGAGCGCGACAGAGGCATCGGCGGCCGGAGGGGTGAATGGGGTATCCCCGGCGTCTCCCAATACCAGAGGAAAGAAGCGCGCGACGAATACGAACGGCCCTGCCAAGGATGCAGCTGGAGTTAAGAAACGAACGAAGGAGACATCTTTGGTGGTCGAAGGGTCAAATGGCGTAGCGCTGGCGGCTCTGGTACCTGATCAATCAGTCAAGGACGAGGATCTTGACAATGATGGATATTATGTCGGTAGCGATCTAGGATCTCAGCAATCTGGAAAACACgaaatggaagaaaaaggacaaaATGAAGTGATGAGCATCAAGATATCGCCAAAGAAGAAGGTGGGACATAGCAAAAAGTCCAAGGAAGGTGCAGTTCTTGGTTGTCACTTTGTTGGTGATCCTATTCCAGAGGCCGAAGCTAAAAAACGTTGGCCAGAAAGATACCAGAGGAAA ATTTATGCTTCTGGAAGtgctaaaag GGTGGATGGTGAATCAGTATTGCTAGCGAGGCAGCATTATTCACAGGCCATAGTGGATGGAGTTAATTACAATCTTTATGACGATGCCTACGTTGAA GCAGGTGAAGGAGAGGCTGATTATATTGGGCGTATAGTTGAGTTTTTTGAAGCGATTGATAAGCAACAATATTTCACAGCTCAGTGGTTCTTTAGAGCAGAAGACACT GTTATAAAAGAGCATGCTCATTCCCATGGTTCAAAAGTGATGCATGATTCAAGGAGAGTTTTCTTGTCTGAAGAGAAAAATGACAATGTCTTGGAGTGCATTGTCTCCAAACTACAAATTCAACGAGTGACTCCAAAT ATTGATTTGCAAGCCAAGGTGAAAAGCATCCCTCCTTGTGATCTTTATTATGACATGTCATATTCTTTGGCATATTCTACATTTACTAATTTGCCTG AAAGTATAAGGATTGACAATGATTCTTCATCCACTATTTCTTCAGAAGATGCTCCTAATTCTTCAAATAAAAAAGCATTATCAGATTCTGAAGCTACATCTTCTGATCAAAAGAATGTGATCACTTTGCTTGATCTCTATTCAGGTTGTGGAGCTATGTCCACTGGTTTATGCTTGGGTGCCAATTTGTCTGGCATAAATCTCCAAACA TGTTGGGCAGTTGATTTAAATGAATATGCATGTCAGAGTTTAAAGTTGAATCACCCAGAGACTGAG GTGAGAAATGAAAAGGCTGATGATTTTCTAGCTCTTTTGATTGAATGGGAGAAACTATGTACAAATTATTGTGTACTCAGAAATCAAAGTTTGAATGAAGAAGAAAGTGATTCAAATGATTCGGATGATGAGTTTGAAGATTCTAATCCTCCAAATGGTGAAGAATTTGAGGTTGAAAAATTAGTTGGTATTTGCTATGGTGATCCGAATAACATTGGAAAAGTTGGAATAAAGTTTAAG GTTCGTTGGAAAGGATATAATAGTAGCCATGATACATGGGAGCCAATTGACGGCCTAAG CAATTGCCAAGAGAGAATTATGGAGTTTGTGAAGAAGGgatacaaaaaaaatattttaccatTACCT GGCCAAGTGGATGTGATTTGTGGCGGTCCTCCTTGTCAAGGAATAAGTGGATTTAATCGTTTTAGAAATAAGAATGCTCCATTGGATGATCCAAAGAATCAACAAATGCTTGTTTTTATGGATATCGTAGAGTTCTTGAAGCCAAAATATGTCCTTATGGAGAATGTTGTTGACATACTCAAATTTGCCAATGGCTTTTTGGGAAGATATGCATTGAGTAGGTTGGTTGCTATGAACTATCAGGCAAGGCTTGGGATGATGGTTGCTGGATGTTATGGACTGCCTCAATTTCGAATGCGTGCGTTCCTTTGGGGTGCTCGCCCAACtgag ATTTTGCCTCAGTATCCATTACCGACTCATGATGTGGTGGATCGTGGGGGTGCACCTAATGAGTTTGAG CAAAACATTGTTGCATATGATGAAGACCAACATCCACAACTTGAGAAGAAACTACTCTTAGAGGATGCTATATCTGATCTCCCGGAG ATTGGTAATTACGAAGACAGGGATGAAATGCCTAACGACAGGCCTCCAATAACAGAGTTTCAGAAGTTTATTCGCCTTCCAAAGATTG ATTTATGTGGATGTGCACAAGCTTTAGCATCCGGATCTATTGTGGATAGACCGATTGCAAAGCACCAGTTTTTTGATCACAGACCACTGCAATTAAATGACGATGATTATCAACGTGTTTGTGCAATTCCTAAGAAAAAG GGCGCAAACTTCAGAGATTTGCCAGGAGTTAAAGTCGGTAAGGATAATACAGTTGAGTGGGATCCAGATGTCGAGAGAGTTTTTTTGCCATCTGGGAAACCTCTG GTTCCTGATTATGCAATGACTTTCGTCAGAGGGAAATCCTCAAA GCCTTTTGGACGACTTTGGTGGGATGAAACGGTTCCCACCGTCGTAACAAGAGCTGAACCTCACAACCAG GTGATTCTGCATCCGGAGCAGGATAGGGTGCTTTCAATTCGTGAGAATGCTAGGCTTCAAGGCTTCCCAGATTATTATCAACTTCGAGGGACTGTAAAAGAACG ATACACTCAAGTGGGAAATGCTGTTGCTGTTCCAGTCGCAAGAGCATTAGGTTACGCACTGGGTCAAGCGTACCAGGGTCATAGCAATGGTGTGCCTCTCCTTACGCTTCCTCGTCACTTTCTGCTGCAATAG